One part of the Glycine soja cultivar W05 chromosome 11, ASM419377v2, whole genome shotgun sequence genome encodes these proteins:
- the LOC114376283 gene encoding uncharacterized protein LOC114376283 isoform X8 — MTLAATDPLSEIVWSPDKAVVCAKSDIAEADAPTMPPTGDSGVKAKSKAYEEDDIGSVGNKDKVNTAATAPNLPNDQNGNLTNNWEKIIGDQANIGTDKISGIAGNIISAISGQADQGPFNHLLLQSDENRPSMDQNPSPGRHSDGGVNIGLKKKAVVTDDDLHTAVKPIIEYKGSGAHGTNLASSSRNPLEKLEYSAENDLQTFNCEAGCAGTSEVNVNESENKFQDNEMMLPCDSRIHMAINKGKEKSLSDGDANVILSREENDSHSSVESCNSAGFFSTGKKRRNFRQQLIIGSKRVKKQIEESSGFKSYVKQDSSFMNWISNMVKGLQQSIQNDSNTLALTLTNPDHHNLLPDEKLFTCNMNQDPEPKNTGFKSFFQSIYCPSLKNGGTRMSHQEGKSSDDLEPGNMEHGIDATPITYCAENNSLSKLRLQSNKFEVSIGGNDAGPSSQPKVKPLNFFNCQESSKNNPVETKNYSILGHSKDKEEVASHSSSTKQNTDDNDNIDSNALPDRKEEENICHRRDNLGSLWITRFSPKFTAPLREQPANDTEASTDLKEDKGNNDHKSMYMFKPLSSSPGLRNLEPMASMFARRFSAIKHIIPTNATDTTTQVNMLCLFCGTKGHQLSDCSAIAENKLEDLQKNIDSYGGLEEHSCLCIKCFQPNHWAISCPTSISTRKHELKANALVNDCGKQKHLIPSNEESARLLTDEDDRVLSGGSINDETDQRTGQNINLKLKSNEIITHKVGCNASFQKYCGSSLEENKFRENPISSPSKLTERQISHVPKKIFDAVKKLQLSRTDILKCINTHGSISQLDGFFLRLRLGKWEEGLGGTGYHVAYINETQSQRQCPEQNTRKCLSVKVGSIKCMVESQYISNHDFLEEEITEWWSNTSEAGAEIPSEEYLIEKFKKKEMLGL, encoded by the exons ATGACACTTGCTGCCACTGACCCCCTATCTGAAATAGTTTGGTCTCCAGATAAAG CAGTTGTATGTGCCAAGAGTGATATTGCTGAAGCAGATGCTCCTACTATGCCTCCTACAGGTGATTCAGGTGTCAAGGCCAAGAGTAAAGCCTATGAAGAAGATGATATAG GATCTGTTGGTAATAAGGACAAAGTGAACACCGCAGCAACAGCACCTAATTTGCCTAATGATCAAAATGGGAATCTAACGAACAATTGGGAAAAGATTATCGGTGATCAAGCCAACATTGGAACTGATAAAATATCTGGGATAGCGGGAAACATAATTTCTGCTATTTCAG GCCAGGCTGACCAAGGGccatttaatcatttattactTCAATCAGATGAAAATAGACCTAGCATGGACCAAAATCCTTCTCCAGGGAGACATTCTGATGGAGGCGTAAATATTGGTCTCAAAAAAAAGGCTGTAGTAACTGATGATGACTTACATACTGCTGTTAAGCCTATAATTGAATACAAAGGCTCTGGTGCTCATGGGACTAATTTAGCATCCTCCAGCAGGAATCCTTTAGAAAAACTGGAATATAGTGCAGAGAATGATTTACAAACTTTCAACTGTGAAGCTGGTTGTGCTGGAACAAGCGAAGTTAATGTTAATGAGTCTGAAAACAAATTTCAGGACAATGAAATGATGCTACCATGTGATAGCAGAATTCATATGGCAATAAACAAAGGCAAGGAAAAATCCTTATCAGATGGGGatgcaaatgtaatattatCGAGGGAGGAGAATGACAGTCATTCAAGTGTTGAGAGCTGTAACAGTGCTGGCTTTTTTTCAACAGGTAAGAAGAGACGTAACTTTCGACAACAGTTGATAATTGGGAGTAAAAGAGTCAAAAAGCAAATTGAAGAATCTTCTGGTTTCAAATCCTATGTTAAACAGGATAGCTCATTCATGAACTGGATTTCAAACATGGTGAAAGGACTCCAACAATCAATTCAAAATGATTCAAACACTTTGGCTCTTACCCTTACAAATCCAGATCATCATAATCTACTGCCTGACGAGAAACTTTTCACATGCAATATGAATCAAGATCCCGAGCCAAAAAATACAGGATTCAAGTCCTTTTTTCAGTCCATATATTGTCCAAGCTTGAAGAATGGAGGAACGAGAATGTCTCATCAAGAAGGGAAGAGTAGTGATGATTTAGAGCCAGGTAACATGGAACATGGAATAGATGCTACTCCAATAACCTATTGTGCAGAAAACAATAGCCTTTCCAAACTGCGTTTGCAATCAAATAAGTTTGAAGTATCTATTGGGGGAAATGATGCCGGTCCGTCCTCGCAGCCTAAGGTCAAacctctaaatttttttaactgtcAGGAAAGCAGCAAAAATAACCCAGTGGAGACTAAAAATTATTCCATCTTGGGCCATAGTAAGGACAAGGAAGAAGTGGCATCACATTCATCATCAACCAAACAAAATACAGATGATAATGATAACATCGATTCCAATGCACTACCTGAtagaaaggaagaagagaatatTTGTCACAGAAGAGATAATCTGGGAAGTCTGTGGATAACTCGTTTTTCTCCAAAATTCACTGCTCCCTTGAGAGAACAACCTGCCAATGACACAGAGGCCTCTACTGATCttaaggaagataagggaaatAATGATCATAAATCAATGTATATGTTCAAACCCCTTTCATCTTCCCCAGGGCTCAGAAATTTAGAGCCAATGGCTTCAATGTTTGCAAGGAGATTTAGTGCCATCAAACATATCATACCAACAAATGCAACAGATACTACCACACAGGTAAATATGTTGTGCTTGTTTTGTGGAACAAAAGGACATCAACTCTCTGATTGCTCGGCTATTGCAGAAAACAAGCTAGAAGATCTCCAGAAGAATATAGATTCATATGGAGGACTGGAAGAACATTCTTGTCTATGCATCAAATGCTTTCAGCCCAACCATTGGGCAATTTCATGTCCCACTTCAATCTCAACTAGGAAACATGAACTGAAAGCTAATGCCTTGGTCAATGATTgtggaaaacaaaaacatttaatcCCAAGCAATGAAGAGAGTGCCAGGCTGTTGACTGATGAGGATGACCGAGTTTTATCTGGCGGTTCTATTAATGATGAAACAGATCAACGAACAGgccaaaatattaatttgaagcTGAAATCAAATGAAATTATAACCCATAAGGTAGGGTGCAATGCATCATTCCAGAAATACTGTGGTTCGAGTTTAGAGGAAAACAAATTCAGAGAAAATCCTATATCTTCTCCATCCAAATTGACTGAAAGGCAGATTTCACATGTgccaaagaaaatatttgatgcAGTAAAAAAACTTCAATTGTCCCGCACTGACATCCTGAA ATGCATCAATACTCATGGGTCAATCTCACAACTAGATGGTTTTTTCTTGCGCCTGCGGCTTGGAAAGTGGGAAGAAGGGCTAGGGGGAACTGGATACCATGTGGCATACATAAATG AGACCCAGTCCCAGAGACAGTGCCCAGAGCAGAATACAAGAAAATGTCTCTCGGTGAAAGTGGGGAGTATCAAGTGTATGGTTGAAAGTCAGTATATATCCAATCATGATTTTCTTGAG GAAGAAATCACGGAATGGTGGTCCAACACCTCAGAAGCTGGTGCTGAGATTCCATCTGAAGAATATCtaatagaaaaatttaaaaagaaagaaatgttaGGTCTCTAg
- the LOC114376283 gene encoding uncharacterized protein LOC114376283 isoform X2 produces MTLAATDPLSEIVWSPDKGLSLKCADSSFAHKNSSPFRDFGTSCMVFAPPQNFTGSSSTTDKPLDDDFVKPIAVVCAKSDIAEADAPTMPPTGDSGVKAKSKAYEEDDIGSVGNKDKVNTAATAPNLPNDQNGNLTNNWEKIIGDQANIGTDKISGIAGNIISAISGQADQGPFNHLLLQSDENRPSMDQNPSPGRHSDGGVNIGLKKKAVVTDDDLHTAVKPIIEYKGSGAHGTNLASSSRNPLEKLEYSAENDLQTFNCEAGCAGTSEVNVNESENKFQDNEMMLPCDSRIHMAINKGKEKSLSDGDANVILSREENDSHSSVESCNSAGFFSTGKKRRNFRQQLIIGSKRVKKQIEESSGFKSYVKQDSSFMNWISNMVKGLQQSIQNDSNTLALTLTNPDHHNLLPDEKLFTCNMNQDPEPKNTGFKSFFQSIYCPSLKNGGTRMSHQEGKSSDDLEPGNMEHGIDATPITYCAENNSLSKLRLQSNKFEVSIGGNDAGPSSQPKVKPLNFFNCQESSKNNPVETKNYSILGHSKDKEEVASHSSSTKQNTDDNDNIDSNALPDRKEEENICHRRDNLGSLWITRFSPKFTAPLREQPANDTEASTDLKEDKGNNDHKSMYMFKPLSSSPGLRNLEPMASMFARRFSAIKHIIPTNATDTTTQVNMLCLFCGTKGHQLSDCSAIAENKLEDLQKNIDSYGGLEEHSCLCIKCFQPNHWAISCPTSISTRKHELKANALVNDCGKQKHLIPSNEESARLLTDEDDRVLSGGSINDETDQRTGQNINLKLKSNEIITHKVGCNASFQKYCGSSLEENKFRENPISSPSKLTERQISHVPKKIFDAVKKLQLSRTDILKCINTHGSISQLDGFFLRLRLGKWEEGLGGTGYHVAYINETQSQRQCPEQNTRKCLSVKVGSIKCMVESQYISNHDFLEEEITEWWSNTSEAGAEIPSEEYLIEKFKKKEMLGL; encoded by the exons ATGACACTTGCTGCCACTGACCCCCTATCTGAAATAGTTTGGTCTCCAGATAAAGGTTTGAGTCTTAAATGTGCCGATTCAAGCTTTGCTCATAAAAATAGTTCTCCTTTTCGGGATTTTGGAACAAGCTGTATGGTTTTTGCTCCGCCACAAAATTTTACTGGCAGCAGTTCTACCACTGATAAACCTTTAGATGatgattttgtgaaacctaTAGCAGTTGTATGTGCCAAGAGTGATATTGCTGAAGCAGATGCTCCTACTATGCCTCCTACAGGTGATTCAGGTGTCAAGGCCAAGAGTAAAGCCTATGAAGAAGATGATATAG GATCTGTTGGTAATAAGGACAAAGTGAACACCGCAGCAACAGCACCTAATTTGCCTAATGATCAAAATGGGAATCTAACGAACAATTGGGAAAAGATTATCGGTGATCAAGCCAACATTGGAACTGATAAAATATCTGGGATAGCGGGAAACATAATTTCTGCTATTTCAG GCCAGGCTGACCAAGGGccatttaatcatttattactTCAATCAGATGAAAATAGACCTAGCATGGACCAAAATCCTTCTCCAGGGAGACATTCTGATGGAGGCGTAAATATTGGTCTCAAAAAAAAGGCTGTAGTAACTGATGATGACTTACATACTGCTGTTAAGCCTATAATTGAATACAAAGGCTCTGGTGCTCATGGGACTAATTTAGCATCCTCCAGCAGGAATCCTTTAGAAAAACTGGAATATAGTGCAGAGAATGATTTACAAACTTTCAACTGTGAAGCTGGTTGTGCTGGAACAAGCGAAGTTAATGTTAATGAGTCTGAAAACAAATTTCAGGACAATGAAATGATGCTACCATGTGATAGCAGAATTCATATGGCAATAAACAAAGGCAAGGAAAAATCCTTATCAGATGGGGatgcaaatgtaatattatCGAGGGAGGAGAATGACAGTCATTCAAGTGTTGAGAGCTGTAACAGTGCTGGCTTTTTTTCAACAGGTAAGAAGAGACGTAACTTTCGACAACAGTTGATAATTGGGAGTAAAAGAGTCAAAAAGCAAATTGAAGAATCTTCTGGTTTCAAATCCTATGTTAAACAGGATAGCTCATTCATGAACTGGATTTCAAACATGGTGAAAGGACTCCAACAATCAATTCAAAATGATTCAAACACTTTGGCTCTTACCCTTACAAATCCAGATCATCATAATCTACTGCCTGACGAGAAACTTTTCACATGCAATATGAATCAAGATCCCGAGCCAAAAAATACAGGATTCAAGTCCTTTTTTCAGTCCATATATTGTCCAAGCTTGAAGAATGGAGGAACGAGAATGTCTCATCAAGAAGGGAAGAGTAGTGATGATTTAGAGCCAGGTAACATGGAACATGGAATAGATGCTACTCCAATAACCTATTGTGCAGAAAACAATAGCCTTTCCAAACTGCGTTTGCAATCAAATAAGTTTGAAGTATCTATTGGGGGAAATGATGCCGGTCCGTCCTCGCAGCCTAAGGTCAAacctctaaatttttttaactgtcAGGAAAGCAGCAAAAATAACCCAGTGGAGACTAAAAATTATTCCATCTTGGGCCATAGTAAGGACAAGGAAGAAGTGGCATCACATTCATCATCAACCAAACAAAATACAGATGATAATGATAACATCGATTCCAATGCACTACCTGAtagaaaggaagaagagaatatTTGTCACAGAAGAGATAATCTGGGAAGTCTGTGGATAACTCGTTTTTCTCCAAAATTCACTGCTCCCTTGAGAGAACAACCTGCCAATGACACAGAGGCCTCTACTGATCttaaggaagataagggaaatAATGATCATAAATCAATGTATATGTTCAAACCCCTTTCATCTTCCCCAGGGCTCAGAAATTTAGAGCCAATGGCTTCAATGTTTGCAAGGAGATTTAGTGCCATCAAACATATCATACCAACAAATGCAACAGATACTACCACACAGGTAAATATGTTGTGCTTGTTTTGTGGAACAAAAGGACATCAACTCTCTGATTGCTCGGCTATTGCAGAAAACAAGCTAGAAGATCTCCAGAAGAATATAGATTCATATGGAGGACTGGAAGAACATTCTTGTCTATGCATCAAATGCTTTCAGCCCAACCATTGGGCAATTTCATGTCCCACTTCAATCTCAACTAGGAAACATGAACTGAAAGCTAATGCCTTGGTCAATGATTgtggaaaacaaaaacatttaatcCCAAGCAATGAAGAGAGTGCCAGGCTGTTGACTGATGAGGATGACCGAGTTTTATCTGGCGGTTCTATTAATGATGAAACAGATCAACGAACAGgccaaaatattaatttgaagcTGAAATCAAATGAAATTATAACCCATAAGGTAGGGTGCAATGCATCATTCCAGAAATACTGTGGTTCGAGTTTAGAGGAAAACAAATTCAGAGAAAATCCTATATCTTCTCCATCCAAATTGACTGAAAGGCAGATTTCACATGTgccaaagaaaatatttgatgcAGTAAAAAAACTTCAATTGTCCCGCACTGACATCCTGAA ATGCATCAATACTCATGGGTCAATCTCACAACTAGATGGTTTTTTCTTGCGCCTGCGGCTTGGAAAGTGGGAAGAAGGGCTAGGGGGAACTGGATACCATGTGGCATACATAAATG AGACCCAGTCCCAGAGACAGTGCCCAGAGCAGAATACAAGAAAATGTCTCTCGGTGAAAGTGGGGAGTATCAAGTGTATGGTTGAAAGTCAGTATATATCCAATCATGATTTTCTTGAG GAAGAAATCACGGAATGGTGGTCCAACACCTCAGAAGCTGGTGCTGAGATTCCATCTGAAGAATATCtaatagaaaaatttaaaaagaaagaaatgttaGGTCTCTAg
- the LOC114376283 gene encoding uncharacterized protein LOC114376283 isoform X5, whose amino-acid sequence MSAENEKIKPKTDIELFLNNANQCVWKKLNNDSGAGANAASREDMTLAATDPLSEIVWSPDKGLSLKCADSSFAHKNSSPFRDFGTSCMVFAPPQNFTGSSSTTDKPLDDDFVKPIAVVCAKSDIAEADAPTMPPTGDSGVKAKSKAYEEDDIGQADQGPFNHLLLQSDENRPSMDQNPSPGRHSDGGVNIGLKKKAVVTDDDLHTAVKPIIEYKGSGAHGTNLASSSRNPLEKLEYSAENDLQTFNCEAGCAGTSEVNVNESENKFQDNEMMLPCDSRIHMAINKGKEKSLSDGDANVILSREENDSHSSVESCNSAGFFSTGKKRRNFRQQLIIGSKRVKKQIEESSGFKSYVKQDSSFMNWISNMVKGLQQSIQNDSNTLALTLTNPDHHNLLPDEKLFTCNMNQDPEPKNTGFKSFFQSIYCPSLKNGGTRMSHQEGKSSDDLEPGNMEHGIDATPITYCAENNSLSKLRLQSNKFEVSIGGNDAGPSSQPKVKPLNFFNCQESSKNNPVETKNYSILGHSKDKEEVASHSSSTKQNTDDNDNIDSNALPDRKEEENICHRRDNLGSLWITRFSPKFTAPLREQPANDTEASTDLKEDKGNNDHKSMYMFKPLSSSPGLRNLEPMASMFARRFSAIKHIIPTNATDTTTQVNMLCLFCGTKGHQLSDCSAIAENKLEDLQKNIDSYGGLEEHSCLCIKCFQPNHWAISCPTSISTRKHELKANALVNDCGKQKHLIPSNEESARLLTDEDDRVLSGGSINDETDQRTGQNINLKLKSNEIITHKVGCNASFQKYCGSSLEENKFRENPISSPSKLTERQISHVPKKIFDAVKKLQLSRTDILKCINTHGSISQLDGFFLRLRLGKWEEGLGGTGYHVAYINETQSQRQCPEQNTRKCLSVKVGSIKCMVESQYISNHDFLEEEITEWWSNTSEAGAEIPSEEYLIEKFKKKEMLGL is encoded by the exons ATGAGTGCCGAAAACGAGAAAATAAAACCAAAGACTGATATTGAACTCTTTCTCAATAATGCTAACCAGTGCGTTtggaaaaaattgaataatgacTCAGGTGCAGGTGCAAATGCAGCCTCCAGGGAGGATATGACACTTGCTGCCACTGACCCCCTATCTGAAATAGTTTGGTCTCCAGATAAAGGTTTGAGTCTTAAATGTGCCGATTCAAGCTTTGCTCATAAAAATAGTTCTCCTTTTCGGGATTTTGGAACAAGCTGTATGGTTTTTGCTCCGCCACAAAATTTTACTGGCAGCAGTTCTACCACTGATAAACCTTTAGATGatgattttgtgaaacctaTAGCAGTTGTATGTGCCAAGAGTGATATTGCTGAAGCAGATGCTCCTACTATGCCTCCTACAGGTGATTCAGGTGTCAAGGCCAAGAGTAAAGCCTATGAAGAAGATGATATAG GCCAGGCTGACCAAGGGccatttaatcatttattactTCAATCAGATGAAAATAGACCTAGCATGGACCAAAATCCTTCTCCAGGGAGACATTCTGATGGAGGCGTAAATATTGGTCTCAAAAAAAAGGCTGTAGTAACTGATGATGACTTACATACTGCTGTTAAGCCTATAATTGAATACAAAGGCTCTGGTGCTCATGGGACTAATTTAGCATCCTCCAGCAGGAATCCTTTAGAAAAACTGGAATATAGTGCAGAGAATGATTTACAAACTTTCAACTGTGAAGCTGGTTGTGCTGGAACAAGCGAAGTTAATGTTAATGAGTCTGAAAACAAATTTCAGGACAATGAAATGATGCTACCATGTGATAGCAGAATTCATATGGCAATAAACAAAGGCAAGGAAAAATCCTTATCAGATGGGGatgcaaatgtaatattatCGAGGGAGGAGAATGACAGTCATTCAAGTGTTGAGAGCTGTAACAGTGCTGGCTTTTTTTCAACAGGTAAGAAGAGACGTAACTTTCGACAACAGTTGATAATTGGGAGTAAAAGAGTCAAAAAGCAAATTGAAGAATCTTCTGGTTTCAAATCCTATGTTAAACAGGATAGCTCATTCATGAACTGGATTTCAAACATGGTGAAAGGACTCCAACAATCAATTCAAAATGATTCAAACACTTTGGCTCTTACCCTTACAAATCCAGATCATCATAATCTACTGCCTGACGAGAAACTTTTCACATGCAATATGAATCAAGATCCCGAGCCAAAAAATACAGGATTCAAGTCCTTTTTTCAGTCCATATATTGTCCAAGCTTGAAGAATGGAGGAACGAGAATGTCTCATCAAGAAGGGAAGAGTAGTGATGATTTAGAGCCAGGTAACATGGAACATGGAATAGATGCTACTCCAATAACCTATTGTGCAGAAAACAATAGCCTTTCCAAACTGCGTTTGCAATCAAATAAGTTTGAAGTATCTATTGGGGGAAATGATGCCGGTCCGTCCTCGCAGCCTAAGGTCAAacctctaaatttttttaactgtcAGGAAAGCAGCAAAAATAACCCAGTGGAGACTAAAAATTATTCCATCTTGGGCCATAGTAAGGACAAGGAAGAAGTGGCATCACATTCATCATCAACCAAACAAAATACAGATGATAATGATAACATCGATTCCAATGCACTACCTGAtagaaaggaagaagagaatatTTGTCACAGAAGAGATAATCTGGGAAGTCTGTGGATAACTCGTTTTTCTCCAAAATTCACTGCTCCCTTGAGAGAACAACCTGCCAATGACACAGAGGCCTCTACTGATCttaaggaagataagggaaatAATGATCATAAATCAATGTATATGTTCAAACCCCTTTCATCTTCCCCAGGGCTCAGAAATTTAGAGCCAATGGCTTCAATGTTTGCAAGGAGATTTAGTGCCATCAAACATATCATACCAACAAATGCAACAGATACTACCACACAGGTAAATATGTTGTGCTTGTTTTGTGGAACAAAAGGACATCAACTCTCTGATTGCTCGGCTATTGCAGAAAACAAGCTAGAAGATCTCCAGAAGAATATAGATTCATATGGAGGACTGGAAGAACATTCTTGTCTATGCATCAAATGCTTTCAGCCCAACCATTGGGCAATTTCATGTCCCACTTCAATCTCAACTAGGAAACATGAACTGAAAGCTAATGCCTTGGTCAATGATTgtggaaaacaaaaacatttaatcCCAAGCAATGAAGAGAGTGCCAGGCTGTTGACTGATGAGGATGACCGAGTTTTATCTGGCGGTTCTATTAATGATGAAACAGATCAACGAACAGgccaaaatattaatttgaagcTGAAATCAAATGAAATTATAACCCATAAGGTAGGGTGCAATGCATCATTCCAGAAATACTGTGGTTCGAGTTTAGAGGAAAACAAATTCAGAGAAAATCCTATATCTTCTCCATCCAAATTGACTGAAAGGCAGATTTCACATGTgccaaagaaaatatttgatgcAGTAAAAAAACTTCAATTGTCCCGCACTGACATCCTGAA ATGCATCAATACTCATGGGTCAATCTCACAACTAGATGGTTTTTTCTTGCGCCTGCGGCTTGGAAAGTGGGAAGAAGGGCTAGGGGGAACTGGATACCATGTGGCATACATAAATG AGACCCAGTCCCAGAGACAGTGCCCAGAGCAGAATACAAGAAAATGTCTCTCGGTGAAAGTGGGGAGTATCAAGTGTATGGTTGAAAGTCAGTATATATCCAATCATGATTTTCTTGAG GAAGAAATCACGGAATGGTGGTCCAACACCTCAGAAGCTGGTGCTGAGATTCCATCTGAAGAATATCtaatagaaaaatttaaaaagaaagaaatgttaGGTCTCTAg